A genome region from Methanococcoides burtonii DSM 6242 includes the following:
- a CDS encoding ABC transporter ATP-binding protein, with amino-acid sequence MGIKVSLSKKYRSHGRKGSGDDIFSLDVSFEVGDELVVLFGRSGSGKTTTLRCIAGLETPECGNIVVNGKTYYDSESGIDLKPQYRRPGYVFQNYALFPHMDVGKNIVYGLKGWSPEKKKERLFEMLRLLHIEGLEGRYPSQLSGGQKQRVALARALAPSPDILLLDEPFSALDMVVRMRLRERIKVIQKELGIPIMFITHSPEEAFSLADRVVVLHDGQVHQSGSPRDVFYSPVDRDVAELVGVSNIFGNGNVVDSCPAGFVLESRGIQFVTSSDVAGLDNVSWGVRPENIHLMVYNEDSLSDEGNVFAGTILDVTDKGSSKLMAVELDGSNVVLFCDVPTRLLDDVQGSRVIVKIAANDVLVFE; translated from the coding sequence ATGGGCATTAAAGTGAGTTTGTCAAAGAAATATCGGTCCCATGGCAGAAAGGGTAGTGGGGATGATATTTTTTCCCTGGATGTCAGTTTTGAGGTAGGGGATGAGCTGGTGGTCCTTTTTGGTCGCTCCGGTTCAGGTAAGACTACGACACTTCGGTGTATCGCAGGGCTGGAAACCCCCGAATGCGGAAATATCGTTGTTAATGGGAAAACATATTACGATAGTGAGTCAGGAATTGATCTTAAGCCACAGTACAGGAGGCCTGGGTATGTTTTCCAGAACTATGCTCTTTTCCCGCATATGGATGTGGGGAAGAACATTGTTTATGGTCTTAAGGGTTGGAGTCCGGAGAAGAAGAAGGAGCGGTTATTCGAAATGCTTCGGCTGTTGCATATCGAAGGGCTGGAAGGTCGCTATCCTTCTCAATTGTCCGGTGGTCAGAAACAGAGGGTAGCCCTTGCGCGTGCCCTTGCGCCAAGTCCCGATATTCTGTTGCTGGATGAGCCTTTCTCTGCTCTTGATATGGTTGTCAGGATGCGTTTGAGGGAGAGAATAAAAGTTATTCAGAAGGAGCTTGGTATTCCTATCATGTTTATCACCCATAGTCCCGAAGAAGCGTTTTCACTTGCAGACAGGGTTGTGGTTCTTCATGACGGGCAGGTTCACCAGTCAGGCAGTCCGCGGGATGTGTTCTATTCTCCTGTTGATAGAGATGTGGCAGAACTTGTGGGTGTCAGCAATATCTTTGGGAATGGGAATGTGGTCGACAGTTGTCCTGCCGGTTTTGTTCTTGAAAGCAGAGGTATACAATTTGTTACAAGTTCTGATGTGGCGGGTCTTGATAATGTTTCATGGGGAGTAAGGCCGGAAAACATACATCTGATGGTCTATAACGAGGATTCGCTTTCAGATGAGGGTAATGTGTTTGCAGGCACTATCCTTGATGTTACTGATAAGGGTAGCAGCAAATTGATGGCAGTTGAACTTGATGGAAGTAATGTGGTTCTATTTTGTGATGTTCCAACACGGCTTCTGGATGATGTTCAGGGATCACGTGTCATTGTGAAGATCGCAGCGAACGATGTGCTGGTCTTTGAGTAA
- the modB gene encoding molybdate ABC transporter permease subunit, with protein MLEDALIPLSITLKVAVLSTVLVAVFGILISYALARRDFRGKWLADILVTLPLVLPPTVTGYLLVVLLGRNGAIGSFLFEITGWSLLFTWHAAVIAAFVVSLPLMVKTTASAISAVDRELEYAAYTLGHSELETMLFVTLPLAKKGILAGIVLSFARAVGEFGATLMVAGNIPGKTNTMSLSIYTAFQSGNDALANILVITLVVVSLVSMAMAAKFVDRWSV; from the coding sequence ATGCTTGAAGATGCCTTGATCCCCCTCTCGATCACTTTAAAGGTGGCTGTTCTGTCCACCGTTCTGGTTGCTGTATTTGGTATTCTCATATCTTATGCACTTGCAAGAAGAGATTTCAGGGGGAAATGGCTGGCTGATATCCTGGTAACTCTTCCGCTTGTTCTTCCTCCAACTGTTACGGGATATCTTCTTGTTGTTTTGTTGGGGAGGAACGGTGCAATAGGTAGTTTTCTTTTTGAGATTACAGGCTGGTCACTGCTTTTTACATGGCATGCTGCGGTGATCGCAGCTTTTGTTGTGTCACTTCCTCTGATGGTGAAGACCACTGCTTCTGCTATCAGTGCGGTGGATCGCGAACTGGAGTATGCAGCTTATACTCTTGGACACAGTGAGCTTGAGACCATGCTCTTTGTTACCCTCCCCCTTGCTAAAAAAGGCATACTTGCAGGGATCGTGTTAAGTTTTGCAAGGGCTGTGGGAGAGTTCGGTGCTACCCTTATGGTTGCGGGCAATATTCCGGGAAAAACGAATACCATGTCGCTGTCTATCTATACGGCATTCCAGTCAGGCAATGATGCTCTTGCCAACATTCTTGTAATCACTCTGGTCGTTGTTTCATTGGTATCCATGGCAATGGCTGCAAAGTTTGTGGATCGTTGGAGTGTGTGA
- the modA gene encoding molybdate ABC transporter substrate-binding protein, translating to MDKNRLLMAALIISVLIIALGAFVILLPSDNDARSKVTVSAAASLTESFTEIENKFEEGHPDIDIVLNLAGSGTLRMQIEAGAPIDVFASASQKHMDLLGSENLIYADTRNDFAENSLVMIVPEPSRNDIKSLEDLADGSITKIAIGDPEIAPVGRYTKDALETAFLWDDVSDKLIYAESVKQVLVYVESGEVDAGFVYMTDAMSSDMDKIDVVAQIPVSTSISYPIAVVSFSDKTIASQEFIDYVISDEGKDIFVKYGFTVMDDN from the coding sequence ATGGATAAAAATCGTTTGTTAATGGCAGCATTGATCATATCGGTACTGATCATAGCACTAGGTGCTTTCGTGATATTATTGCCCTCGGATAATGATGCGAGGTCCAAGGTCACTGTTTCAGCTGCTGCAAGCTTGACAGAGAGTTTCACTGAGATTGAAAATAAGTTCGAAGAGGGGCATCCCGATATTGATATCGTTCTTAATTTAGCAGGATCGGGTACTCTTCGTATGCAAATTGAAGCGGGTGCTCCGATCGATGTTTTTGCTTCGGCTTCCCAGAAACACATGGATCTCCTTGGGTCCGAGAATTTGATCTATGCAGATACAAGGAATGATTTTGCTGAAAATTCTCTTGTGATGATAGTTCCTGAACCAAGTAGGAATGATATAAAGTCCCTTGAAGACCTTGCAGATGGATCTATTACAAAGATAGCTATTGGGGATCCGGAGATCGCACCTGTGGGTAGATATACGAAAGATGCACTTGAGACTGCTTTTTTGTGGGATGATGTTAGTGATAAGTTAATTTATGCGGAGAGTGTGAAACAGGTGCTCGTCTATGTTGAGAGCGGGGAAGTTGATGCGGGATTTGTTTATATGACCGATGCGATGTCCTCAGATATGGATAAGATCGATGTTGTTGCTCAAATTCCGGTGAGTACCAGTATTAGTTATCCTATTGCGGTCGTTTCCTTCTCTGATAAGACGATAGCATCTCAGGAATTCATCGATTATGTTATTTCGGATGAAGGAAAAGATATATTCGTAAAATATGGCTTTACTGTAATGGATGATAATTGA
- a CDS encoding PaaI family thioesterase produces the protein MEKIKEFLKMDRFAEHIDIKLLEVSEGYAKAKMDIHEHHLNGVGIVQGGAIFTLADFAFAAASNSHGTVAVAINANISFVTSTTSGTLYAQARENSKNPKIATYTVDITDEEGNAIAIFQGMAYRKKMSVDSFMS, from the coding sequence ATGGAAAAAATAAAAGAATTTCTCAAAATGGACAGATTTGCAGAACACATCGATATTAAACTTCTGGAAGTCTCAGAAGGCTATGCAAAAGCAAAAATGGACATCCACGAACATCACCTGAACGGTGTGGGTATCGTTCAGGGAGGAGCAATATTTACCCTTGCAGACTTCGCATTTGCTGCCGCTTCCAATTCTCATGGTACGGTTGCAGTCGCAATAAATGCCAATATATCGTTCGTAACTTCCACAACATCCGGGACCCTATATGCCCAGGCGCGCGAAAATTCAAAAAATCCAAAGATAGCAACCTATACAGTAGACATTACAGACGAAGAAGGAAATGCCATCGCAATATTCCAGGGAATGGCATACAGGAAAAAAATGAGTGTAGATTCATTTATGAGCTAA
- a CDS encoding HAD family hydrolase: MLKALIFDMDGVLVDSMPYHTEALSHVFAEMGFSMDARHVYNMEGSKTVEIVRFLLEKDGIDLLEVDVDELIHRYRDEFARIVELKAFSEVLECLPILKERFMLAVVSGADRNIVQDIITNLYGGIFDVVISGEDVDNGKPAPDPFLSAADMFGLDANECLVVENAAMGVEAANRAGMFCLAVPTYVSKESLKNADRLVDDHRMLRDFLLELDHLEKEAVEFLRLKFNLAHK, from the coding sequence ACCGAAGCTTTGAGCCACGTTTTTGCTGAAATGGGTTTTTCCATGGATGCTCGGCATGTCTATAATATGGAAGGCTCAAAGACAGTGGAGATCGTAAGGTTCCTGCTGGAAAAAGATGGTATCGATCTTCTGGAAGTTGATGTAGATGAATTGATACACAGATATCGGGATGAGTTTGCCAGAATTGTAGAACTGAAGGCTTTTAGTGAGGTCCTCGAGTGTCTTCCTATTTTAAAAGAGCGTTTTATGCTTGCGGTGGTTTCCGGAGCTGACCGGAATATAGTGCAAGATATTATCACTAATCTTTATGGTGGTATTTTTGATGTTGTCATAAGTGGGGAGGATGTTGATAATGGTAAGCCTGCCCCTGATCCTTTTCTGAGTGCTGCTGATATGTTCGGATTGGATGCAAATGAATGTCTTGTTGTGGAAAATGCAGCAATGGGTGTTGAAGCTGCAAATCGGGCAGGTATGTTCTGTCTGGCTGTTCCGACCTATGTCAGTAAGGAAAGCCTGAAAAATGCAGACCGTTTAGTGGATGACCATCGGATGCTAAGGGATTTCCTTCTTGAACTTGATCATCTGGAAAAGGAAGCTGTTGAGTTTTTACGCCTGAAATTTAATTTAGCTCATAAATGA